The following proteins are co-located in the Desulfuromonas acetexigens genome:
- a CDS encoding GGDEF domain-containing protein, whose product MENQALAMLRRLDETLTRALSKGLPREGLYGTFAVDAPEDPELAGIGERLARFLAMLDEAQRYAVRLADGDLSATTARDNILAMPLKALQADLKHLLWQTEQVAAGDLNQQVHFLGDFSAAFNGMILALREKRRLEEQLHTVNQILEKQASTDVLTGLFNRLKLGSLLDAEITRAQRYATPLAVILLDIDHFKRINDTRGHQVGDDVLRELAQRLASSLRACDAVARWGGEEFLVMLPNSPLAAGRECAEKLRAAVADCPFAAMPRVTASFGVAELEKGEPRDTLINRADQALYRAKDKGRNRVECA is encoded by the coding sequence ATGGAAAACCAGGCCCTGGCGATGCTGCGCCGCCTCGACGAGACCCTGACCCGCGCCCTGAGCAAAGGGCTGCCCCGGGAAGGTCTGTACGGAACCTTCGCGGTCGATGCCCCGGAAGATCCGGAACTGGCCGGCATCGGCGAACGCCTGGCCCGCTTCCTGGCCATGCTCGACGAGGCCCAGCGCTACGCCGTCCGCCTGGCCGACGGCGATCTCTCGGCGACGACCGCCCGCGACAACATCCTGGCCATGCCCCTGAAGGCATTGCAGGCCGACCTCAAGCACCTCCTCTGGCAGACCGAACAAGTCGCCGCCGGGGATCTCAATCAGCAGGTTCATTTCCTCGGCGACTTCTCCGCTGCCTTCAACGGCATGATCCTCGCTTTACGGGAAAAACGACGCCTCGAAGAGCAGCTGCACACGGTCAACCAGATTCTCGAAAAACAGGCCTCCACCGACGTCCTCACCGGCCTCTTCAACCGGCTCAAACTCGGCAGCCTGCTCGACGCCGAAATTACCCGGGCGCAGCGCTACGCCACTCCCCTCGCCGTCATCCTCCTCGACATCGACCACTTCAAACGGATCAACGACACCCGCGGCCATCAGGTCGGCGACGACGTCCTGCGCGAGCTGGCCCAGCGCCTGGCCTCCAGCCTGCGCGCCTGCGACGCCGTCGCCCGCTGGGGCGGCGAGGAATTCCTCGTCATGCTCCCCAACTCCCCCCTTGCGGCCGGACGCGAGTGTGCGGAAAAACTGCGCGCCGCCGTCGCCGACTGTCCCTTTGCCGCCATGCCCCGAGTCACCGCCAGCTTCGGCGTCGCCGAACTGGAAAAAGGCGAACCGCGCGACACCCTGATCAACCGTGCCGACCAGGCCCTCTACCGGGCCAAGGACAAGGGCCGTAACCGCGTCGAATGCGCCTAA
- a CDS encoding EAL domain-containing response regulator, with translation MSARYRHSSAGSEGSPPAAADTDRQYQDLSQVGMSLFFQEMEGNIMYEPDSLAKNPAIEEFCEGFIANCLPPSSYHLPILVVDDEPRLRDTVNEILSLAGYQVECAATGREALTLLAEHDFSLVLLDLNLPDISGQKILDEIVSQDIDTNVIIYSGESTFEQATRALRNGAKDFLAKGCAPEVLLETVARTLDNWRRQKHYLRVQKHIQCSEVLHRYLINHSPDLIFMLDDQGRLIFVNERAKHYFGLDIQELMGAPFFDFIFEEDQPGAALFLQKLKKGEHAESPVELRLRTPSGTVPRDVEVWALPVELPDPKPIMGIYGIIRDISERKQAETLRNYHLNHDQLTKLPNRNLFHDRLQVALRQARRLDQKLAVMYLDLDRFKLINDSYGHPVGDELLQNVASRVKSCLRDCDTLARISGDEFNLLLPHIKHVRDARTIWYKIQSLFDEPFQVQGHEIRVSFSAGCAVYPDHGETMQLLLRHADSAMYQVKERGRNGFYCYLPEMDSSPCYHMEIENGIHRALANDELRLYYQPQIDLQSGRVRSLEALIRWAHPRRGFLLPAEFMPVVEQSRLVCRLGTWVIRQICRDALEFKKRGYEDLRIAMNVSPQQLGMEGFTQGLFDTIREHRLDSSFLEIEITENSLIQDMNTSMQALTRLAEAGVTIAVDDFGKGYSSLSYLHTLPLHTVKIDRSFVTNLSESSTDTTIIDAILSIARGLRLNFIAEGVETQFQNDYLLNAGCRTAQGYLYAPPLPLDDALAYVRSSRAQAFSANSCRR, from the coding sequence GTGTCAGCCCGGTACCGTCATTCATCAGCAGGATCTGAAGGGAGTCCACCAGCAGCTGCAGACACAGATCGGCAATATCAAGATTTGAGTCAGGTTGGAATGTCGTTATTTTTTCAGGAAATGGAGGGGAACATCATGTATGAGCCTGACAGTCTGGCCAAGAACCCTGCCATAGAAGAATTTTGCGAGGGATTTATCGCCAACTGCCTTCCGCCGTCGTCGTATCATTTGCCGATTCTGGTAGTCGATGATGAACCGCGATTGCGTGATACGGTCAATGAGATCCTTTCGCTAGCCGGATACCAGGTGGAATGTGCCGCGACCGGTCGTGAGGCTCTCACCCTTCTGGCCGAACACGACTTCAGTCTGGTTCTTCTGGATCTGAACCTTCCCGACATCTCCGGACAAAAGATATTGGATGAAATCGTTTCCCAAGATATCGATACCAATGTGATCATTTACAGTGGGGAATCCACCTTTGAACAGGCGACAAGGGCTCTGCGTAACGGGGCCAAGGATTTTCTTGCCAAGGGCTGTGCCCCGGAAGTTCTACTAGAGACCGTGGCGCGCACCTTGGATAATTGGCGCCGGCAAAAGCACTACCTGCGTGTTCAAAAACACATTCAATGCAGCGAGGTGCTTCACCGTTACCTTATCAACCACTCTCCCGACCTGATTTTCATGCTCGACGATCAGGGCCGGTTGATCTTTGTCAATGAGCGCGCTAAACACTATTTCGGCCTGGACATCCAAGAGCTGATGGGTGCGCCCTTCTTTGATTTCATCTTTGAAGAAGACCAACCCGGGGCCGCTCTTTTCCTGCAAAAGCTCAAAAAGGGAGAACATGCCGAGTCCCCCGTCGAACTGCGTTTGCGTACTCCAAGCGGAACGGTTCCCCGGGACGTTGAAGTCTGGGCTCTGCCCGTTGAGCTGCCGGACCCCAAGCCAATAATGGGGATCTATGGCATTATCCGCGATATCAGTGAACGAAAACAGGCGGAAACTCTACGCAATTACCATCTCAACCATGATCAGCTGACCAAATTGCCGAACCGGAATCTCTTCCATGACCGGTTGCAGGTGGCTCTCCGTCAGGCTCGCCGTCTTGATCAAAAGCTGGCGGTAATGTATCTGGATCTTGACCGGTTCAAGCTCATCAACGACAGCTATGGGCATCCGGTCGGCGATGAACTGTTGCAAAACGTCGCCTCCCGGGTCAAGAGCTGCCTGCGCGACTGTGACACGCTGGCGCGCATCAGCGGCGACGAATTCAATCTGCTCTTGCCGCACATCAAACACGTCAGAGATGCCAGAACCATCTGGTACAAAATCCAATCCCTGTTCGACGAGCCCTTTCAGGTGCAAGGGCATGAGATCCGGGTCAGCTTCAGTGCGGGCTGCGCCGTCTATCCGGATCATGGCGAAACCATGCAGCTTCTGTTAAGACATGCCGATTCCGCCATGTATCAGGTCAAGGAACGGGGGCGGAACGGCTTTTACTGCTATCTGCCGGAAATGGACTCCAGCCCCTGTTATCACATGGAGATTGAAAACGGCATCCATCGGGCGTTGGCCAATGACGAACTTCGCCTCTATTACCAACCCCAGATCGACCTGCAAAGCGGCCGCGTTCGCTCTCTTGAAGCCCTGATCCGCTGGGCGCATCCACGGCGGGGTTTTTTGCTTCCTGCCGAATTCATGCCGGTCGTCGAACAATCCAGACTCGTCTGTCGCCTTGGCACTTGGGTCATCCGTCAAATTTGCCGGGATGCGCTCGAGTTCAAAAAGCGTGGTTATGAAGATCTGCGCATCGCTATGAACGTTTCACCACAACAACTGGGAATGGAAGGTTTTACCCAAGGCCTTTTTGACACCATTCGCGAACATCGTCTCGATAGTTCTTTTCTCGAAATCGAAATTACCGAAAACAGTCTCATCCAGGACATGAATACGTCCATGCAAGCCCTCACACGGTTGGCCGAGGCCGGGGTCACCATTGCCGTGGATGATTTTGGCAAGGGCTATTCATCCCTGAGCTATCTGCATACTCTGCCGTTGCACACCGTCAAAATCGACCGGAGTTTTGTGACCAACCTTTCTGAAAGCAGCACCGACACGACCATTATTGACGCTATCTTATCCATCGCCAGGGGGTTGCGCCTTAATTTCATCGCCGAAGGGGTAGAAACCCAGTTCCAGAACGACTACCTGCTGAATGCAGGCTGCCGAACCGCTCAGGGCTATCTCTACGCACCCCCGCTCCCCCTTGATGACGCCCTTGCCTATGTGCGGTCGTCCCGCGCTCAGGCCTTTTCCGCAAACAGTTGCCGGCGATAA
- a CDS encoding cytochrome c3 family protein, which translates to MKNKQMHSPFWEKQCVVCHLAEGAVWPEPSNGTARGAITGTAVNQNNLWRKLQKFSVEGGPQLDHVISIPFLNMNSAYRFRIVLSQQEPDGKTGEYDAGLWLGLLPDEMGEAKNDGSHEISPAESPALRDLVKNTAVFRDGKTVFISWQTTAPVWGWVELQALEGISLEDEKLRDGKLQAVTKHPPLRSREDLAIGSCYGCHPESTLGASHPVRLYGGKDVHIPKELPTIEGMLTCVTCHAPHGSVAKNLVRETVKTKLCVACHYKYKNSSLSTMFD; encoded by the coding sequence ATGAAGAACAAGCAGATGCACAGCCCGTTCTGGGAAAAGCAGTGCGTAGTCTGTCATCTCGCCGAGGGCGCGGTCTGGCCGGAGCCTTCCAATGGCACGGCCCGAGGTGCGATTACCGGAACCGCAGTCAATCAAAACAACCTTTGGCGCAAACTACAGAAGTTTTCGGTCGAGGGTGGCCCACAGCTGGATCATGTGATCAGCATCCCCTTTCTGAACATGAATTCCGCGTACCGGTTTCGCATCGTTCTCAGCCAACAGGAGCCCGATGGGAAGACCGGAGAATATGACGCCGGCCTCTGGCTGGGTCTGCTTCCAGATGAAATGGGGGAGGCGAAAAACGACGGTTCCCACGAAATTTCGCCGGCAGAATCGCCGGCGCTACGCGACCTTGTCAAAAATACCGCGGTCTTTCGCGACGGGAAAACCGTTTTTATCTCTTGGCAAACGACCGCGCCGGTCTGGGGGTGGGTTGAATTGCAGGCGTTGGAAGGGATTTCCCTTGAAGATGAAAAGCTTCGGGACGGGAAACTTCAGGCGGTAACCAAGCATCCCCCGCTCCGGTCCCGCGAAGACCTGGCGATCGGTTCCTGCTATGGCTGTCACCCGGAATCGACGCTGGGGGCGTCCCATCCGGTTCGTCTCTACGGCGGTAAAGATGTTCATATCCCCAAGGAGCTCCCGACCATTGAGGGGATGCTGACCTGCGTTACCTGCCATGCGCCGCACGGCTCCGTCGCGAAAAACCTGGTACGGGAAACGGTCAAGACCAAACTGTGCGTCGCCTGCCATTACAAATACAAAAACAGTTCACTTAGCACCATGTTTGATTGA